One window of the Pedobacter ginsengisoli genome contains the following:
- the pckA gene encoding phosphoenolpyruvate carboxykinase (ATP) produces MSKAFMLKPDLSYLNLYSDGALYQLNVAQLVEEALKNGEGSLTDTGALAVDTGKFTGRSPKDRFIVCDQLTQDSVWWGDINFKFDPEKFDALFKKVTAHLSKNKYYVRDSFACADETYKTSIRVVTETAYQNLFSNNLFLRPEDGAIEERPEWTIVASPSFLADPEVDGTRQSNFSILNFSRKIILIGGSGYTGEIKKGIFSVLNFILPEQKHTLSMHCSANVGKKGDTAIFFGLSGTGKTTLSADPERALIGDDEHGWGKESVFNFEGGCYAKCVDLTVEREPQIFNAIKFGALLENTNYFEGSRTVDFSNIDKTENTRVAYPINYIDNARVPSIAAEPKNIFFLTADAFGVLPPIAKLNNGQAMFHFISGYTAKIAGTEADVFEPQLTFSACFGKAFLPLHPTRYAELLGEKMKKNNVHVWLINTGWSGGAYGEGSRMKLSYTRAMISATLNGDLDHVEFSTDSVFGLSIPLTCPNVPSEILNPRNTWADKQKYDLKANELSLAFVNNFKQFEAFANEEMIASLPKITEKTV; encoded by the coding sequence ATGAGCAAAGCATTTATGCTTAAGCCTGATTTGAGCTACCTGAATCTCTATTCGGATGGGGCGTTATATCAGCTTAACGTAGCACAATTGGTTGAGGAGGCCTTGAAAAATGGAGAAGGTTCACTGACCGATACAGGTGCATTGGCAGTAGATACGGGGAAATTTACTGGCCGTTCTCCAAAAGACAGATTTATAGTGTGTGATCAATTAACCCAGGATTCGGTATGGTGGGGAGATATAAATTTCAAATTTGATCCAGAAAAATTTGACGCTTTATTTAAAAAAGTGACAGCCCATCTAAGCAAAAACAAATATTATGTAAGAGATTCATTTGCTTGTGCAGATGAGACTTACAAAACATCGATAAGGGTAGTGACTGAAACGGCATATCAGAATTTGTTTTCTAATAACCTGTTTTTGAGACCTGAAGATGGTGCTATTGAAGAAAGGCCTGAGTGGACCATTGTTGCCAGTCCTTCTTTTCTGGCCGACCCTGAAGTGGATGGAACCAGACAGTCTAACTTTTCTATCCTTAATTTTTCGAGGAAAATAATATTAATAGGAGGTTCAGGATATACCGGCGAAATTAAAAAAGGTATATTTTCTGTTTTGAATTTCATATTGCCTGAACAGAAGCATACTTTATCCATGCATTGTTCTGCAAATGTTGGGAAAAAAGGGGATACAGCTATCTTTTTTGGATTATCAGGAACAGGAAAAACCACGCTCTCGGCAGATCCGGAACGTGCATTAATTGGAGATGATGAGCATGGCTGGGGAAAGGAATCGGTATTTAATTTTGAAGGAGGGTGCTATGCAAAATGTGTTGACCTGACTGTTGAAAGAGAACCGCAGATATTTAATGCGATAAAATTCGGGGCCTTATTAGAGAACACCAATTACTTTGAGGGAAGCAGAACTGTCGATTTTTCTAATATCGATAAAACAGAGAATACCAGAGTTGCCTATCCAATAAATTACATTGACAATGCAAGGGTGCCATCAATTGCTGCTGAACCTAAAAATATTTTCTTTTTAACAGCAGATGCATTTGGTGTTTTACCTCCAATTGCCAAGTTAAATAATGGGCAGGCTATGTTCCATTTTATATCCGGATATACGGCTAAAATTGCTGGTACAGAGGCTGATGTGTTTGAGCCTCAGTTGACTTTTTCAGCTTGCTTTGGTAAAGCATTTTTGCCACTTCACCCTACAAGGTACGCCGAGCTTTTGGGCGAAAAGATGAAAAAGAACAATGTGCATGTATGGTTGATCAATACCGGTTGGAGTGGGGGAGCGTATGGTGAAGGCAGCAGGATGAAGCTGTCTTATACCCGTGCAATGATTTCTGCGACTTTAAACGGAGATCTGGACCATGTTGAATTTAGTACTGATTCGGTTTTTGGGCTGAGCATTCCGTTGACTTGTCCAAATGTTCCTTCAGAAATTTTGAATCCCAGAAACACCTGGGCGGATAAGCAGAAATATGATCTTAAAGCCAATGAACTCTCTTTGGCATTCGTAAATAATTTTAAGCAATTCGAAGCCTTCGCAAACGAAGAAATGATCGCTTCGCTACCAAAAATAACCGAAAAGACGGTTTAA